Within Cystobacter ferrugineus, the genomic segment GCCGCTCGGAAATCTTCGAGATGACCGTGACGACGGTCTCGTTCTGACCCATGACTGTCAGAACGGTAGCCCAGGGATACCCCGGAAGCCAACTTCAGGGGGTCGCCGACAGGGCCGACCAGGCGACCACGAGCTCACCCAACCGCGACAGGTTCTCGTCCCGCGTCAGCTCCTCCAGCGGCAAGCGCTCGCCGTCCGGAAGCCCTCCCTCGCGCAGGGACCACGCCTGAAGCTCCAGCGACGCGAAGGAGCCCAGGTGGTTGCCCTGGAACGTGCGATCCTCGAAGGGCGTGGGAGGCACGGGCAGGCGCACGCCCTGGGCGTCTCGCGACGCGTCCAGCAACACCACCCATCGCGCCCCCACCCCGTTGGAGAACACCGCGCGCAGCACCGTGCCCGGGGGAAGTGCCGGGTCCGTGGGGGGACGCAACCGCCGGCCGCCCTCGTCGTCCACCGGGGAGTAGCGCGCGCCCTCGGGCACGGGCAGGAACGGACCCTGGATCGCCACCGGAGCGGCCCCCGTGGGATCGAAGGGCAGCGCCTCCAGCCCGCGATGGAGGAGCCCGCTCACCGCCCCCGTGGAGGAGGACGCCGTGAGGTGCAACACATAGGGACTGCCCTCGAGCCCATGGTGGGTGGGCGCCATCCGCACCCGCACGAGCCCCGGCGCGGGCAGGCCGGGCTGGGTGTCCGTGTTGGGGTCCGCCGGCGCCGTGTTCATCCCCAGGCCGAGGCCCAGGGGGACACCGCCCCGCCCCGGCACCCGCGCCGAGCCCAGCACCCACAGGCTGTCCATGTAGCGGCCCTGATGGCCAGGCAGCGCGGGCACGCGCAGGACGAAGGGAAAGCCCAGCGCCATGCTCCGTTCCTCGGAGAAGTCGGGATCTCGCCGCGTGAGGGCCCCCGTGGTCCCCTCCAACGAGAAGGGCACATCCCGCACCACCCAGGACCTGATGGTGCGCAGCAGCGGAGTCGCCCGCGCGAGCAGGGAGCCCACGTCCACCCCTCCTCCCAACTGCAGCGCGTTGAGGGGAAGCTCGCCTCCGAGCCCCCACGCCGTCCGCACGCCACAGGCGCCTTCGAGCGTCGGTGACTCCTCGGCGCACACCCCCGCGATCCCCCGCCCCTGGACGTCCCGTTCCCGCAGCGTGGAGCCCGCGAGCACCGCGAACGCCCCCGCCGGCAACGTCGCCAACCGCCGCTGGCCGGCCGAGAAGAAGTCCACCTGGCGCTCCGGCTCCAGCAGCGAGGATGCCGAAGCGCCCGGCCCCTCGTCCGGCGAGGACAGCCCCGCCATCCCCATGTGCATCGCCAGCTCCGACAGGCCCTGCACCGTGCCCGCGAAGCCTCCGGTCCGTCCGGTGGGATTGCGCCTCAAGGGCAAGGACAGCTCCAGGGGCCCCGTCTTCCCCGTGTGCGCCACCGTGAGGTAGTCGAAGTCCTCGTGGAAGACGGAGACGCTCCCCACCTCCGCTCCCCCGGGAGGCAGCACCACGCCTCCCTCGTCCGTGGGGGCCTCGCCCGTCACCGCCCCCGCCGCGTCCGCCACCACCACCCGCGCGCCGGGAATGGGCCGGCCCGTCTGCTCGTCCGTCACCACCACGCGCAGTTGCCCCGGCGTCAGCGCCTCCAGCACCCGCACGCGCGCCGTGCACACCGCCCCGCCGACTTCCGCCCGCACCGTCTCCCGCGCCTCGGGCGTGGGCGCCGACAGCACGAAGGAGGCCCCCCCCGCGTCTCCGCTCACGCTCGCCTCCAGCGCCGTCCACCGCTGCTCGGCGGGCGCCACCGCCACCGGCTCGCCCGTCTCGTCCCAGGCCAGCAGCGAGAAGCGCACCCGCGACCCCACCCGTCCCACCACATGGTCCGGCGTCACCCGGCACGTCCGGGCCCGGGCCGCCAGGGCGCCGGTGCACCGCCCATCGCGGCACACCTGCCCCGACGCCGCGCACTCCCCGTCCGCCGAGCACATCGCCTCCACGCACCGATTGTCGTCACACTGGCAGCCCAACGGATTGTCGTCGCAGGCGGAGAGCCGGTACGCCGGGCTCCGCCTCGCCGCCGTGCAGTCCTCCCGCGTGCGGCACGCCGGCTGGCAGCGCGCGCTCGCCGTGTCACAGATGAAGAGCTGGGGATCCGGGCAGTCCTGATCCACCTGGCAGCTCCCCGGCAACCACGGGGTCGCCTCATCGGGGCCCGGAAGGAACGGGGAGAAGCCTCCGCCGGAGCAGGCGGCCATCCATACGGCACTCCACAGCAGCAGGGCGCATCGCGCCAGTAGATGGGCTGGATTCATCGGCGGCTCCGGTCAGGAGCCCAGGCAAGCGGTAGCCCTCGGGGGTTGTCAAGCCGGGCCCGGAGCCAAGCGCCCCGGAGAGGACGTCTCGCCCCCGTGGACGGGCGGCGGAGGAGCAGGCCGCCTTCCCGCGCGGCCCGGAGGTCGGACGTTGGCATTCCGCGCGCCCCGGTCGATGATGCAACCCCATGGCCCGGCGCGATCCGCAGACCCTCGACCAGCTCCTTCCCCGTGTCCTGGCCCGCCTGGCCGAGCAGTCCGGCAAGGGGCGCACCCTCGGTCCGGTGTGGCGCGCCACGGTGGGGGACGCCATCGCCCGGCACTCCCGGCCCGCCTCGCTCGAGGGCGGCACCCTGGTGGTGTCCGTGGCCAGCGCCGAGTGGGCGCACACCCTGTCGCGCCAGGAGGACTCGCTGCGCGAGCAGCTCAACCACCGGCTGGGCCCCGGTGCGGTGTCCTCGCTCGTCTTCCAGTTGGAGTAGCCCCAGCGATGCTCGCCCTCGTCCTCGGCGCCCTCGTGGCCGCCACCCCCCTGACGCCCACCGGCATGGAAGAGCGCACGGTGCGCCATGTCCTCCTGGAGTTCGAGCGCGTGGGCCGGCGCTCCCCCCAGGTGGACCCGGCCCTCACCGAGGCGGCGCGCGTGCTGGCGCGCCGGGCACTCGACGACAGCCCCGCGGGCGCGGTGGAGGAGCCCGCCCTCACCGAGGCCGTCAGCGACGCGGGCGGCGCCGATCCCACCCCCCGCTCCTATGTCGTCCGCGCCGGAGAGCGCGAGCACGCCCTGGAGGCGATCCTCGAGCGCAAGGACTTGAGCCAGGAGCGCGCCACGCACCTGGGCGTGGGCGTGGCGGTGGACGGCTCGCGCTCGGCCCTCGTGGTGTTGCTCGCCGAGCGCAAGGCCACGCTCCAGCGCTTCTCCCGCGTCTTCGACGCCCCCACCGCCCAGGGCCTGTGCGGCGAGTTCATCGCCCCCCTGAAGGGCGCGCAGGTGTTCGTCACCCTGCCGGATGGCCGCGTGGAGCGCCCCGCCCTCACCCGCCAGGCGGAGTCCTCCTTCTGCACCCGGCTGCTGCTCGCCCAGACGGGCCGCTACACGGTGGAAGTCGTTGGCCGGGGAGAGCGGGGCCCGGAGGTGGCGGCGCTCTTCCTCGTGGACGTGGGCACGCCCCGGCGGCGCGACGAGGGCACGCGCGTGGAGGAGCCCACCAGCGTGGAGGCCGCGCGCGAGGCGGTGCTCGAGCGCATCAACGCACTGCGCCGTGCCCAGGACCTGCCACCGCTGAGCACCGACCGCACCCTGGAGGAGGTGGCCCAGGCCTACAGCGAGCGCATGGCGCGCGAGGGGTTCTTCGCCCACGTGGCGCCGGATGGCTCGGACTTGAGCGGCCGCTTGCGCGCCGCGGGGGCCCAGGCGCGCGTGTCCGGGGAGAACCTGGGCATGGCCTCCGGGGCGCTCGCCGCCCACGCGGGCATCGAACACAGCCCCGGCCACCGCAACAACCTGCTCGGCGCGCAGTTCACCCATGTCGGACTCGGTGTGAGCTTCCACTCGGTGGATGGGCGTCCCCAGGTGCTGCTCACCGAGGTGTTCGCCTCGAGCGCCAGCCCCTCGCGCCCGGCGGATCCCCGCGAGGAGGTGTACCAGGCACTCGCCGCCCACCGCGCCTCGCATGGACTGGCACCCCTGCGGCGGCTGCCCTCGTTGGAGCGCCTCGCCCTGGAGCAGGCCCGGCGGGCACTCGCCGCCAACGTGCCCCCCTCCCAACTGCCGGGAGAACCGGTGCACGAGCGCGTCTTCCGGGCCTTGAATGACAATGCCCGGAGCGCCTCGGTGGACTTCTATGTGACGGACAATCCCTCGCGTCTACCAGATTCCAAGAATCTGGCTGATCGCAAGACAACCGTGATGGGTGTGGGCACCGTGCGCGGTGACTCCCCCACCTACGGAGAAGGACGCTACTGGGTGGTGGTCATCTACGCCGCCACCCGTTGACGCGATGGGGACGACGCTCAGATGGCGCGGCGCTGGGTGGCATAGGCCTCGATTCCCATCTGGGGAGGCGCCACCTGTTGGTTGAGCTGGCACTTCACGCAGGTGAAAGATTGCCAGCCACGACGCACCGCCTCGTCGAGACAGTTGTCGTAGTAGTTGCAGTTGAGGTTGCGGTGGGTCTCGACACCGGCACGCTTCGGCCCGGCCTCGGGGTTGATGGTCTGCGGAAGATCAGTCGGACACGGCTTGAACATGGACAGCGCCCTCCCTGTGAATCAGTCGTCCCCCCGTGACACGCTTCAGCCTTTGAGACAACCTCTCAGGTCATGCGATGCAACACGTCGCACACCCTAGAGAACAGCATTCCCTTGTCGCAACCAACCCGGCGTCCCGTTGGTGGGTAATCACCACTTCCGACTGATGGCCAATTGCCCGGCCGCTGGCCAACACTCCGGGTTGCCGACGTTGCGCGGGGGGATCTAGGACTTGTCGGCCCGTCTGTCAAACCGACCCCGGAGCAGGGAAGCAGACATCCACGGAACGAGACAGGTGGGAATGTGTGCTCCTGGGCTCGTGTTGTGGTTCCCTTGGCCCGCGCGGAAGCGGTGGATGAAGCGGTGCATAAGCAGTGCATAAGGAGAAGCGCATGCGACGGTGGACGGGCAGTGGGCTGCTGACGGTGATGGTGGGCACGGGGGCGTGGGCCCAGTCCGCCTCGACGCTGGAAGCCGTCCGGCTGCACCGCGCCGAGGCTCGGAGCCAGGCGCGCCAGGAGCTCGAGGCGTGCGTGGCCCGCAAGTGCCCGGAACAAGGCCGGCTCGCCCTGCTCACCGGCACCCTCGCCCTGGCCGAGGGGGATGTGGCAGAGGCGCGCACCCTGCTCACGGGCGCGGAGGTCCCCACGCTCCTGCGGCCCTACCTCGCCTACTACCAGGGACAGGCGCACTTCTACGCCGGGGACGCGGCGGCGGCGGCGGCGGCGTTCGCCCGGGCGTTGGAGAAGGCCCCCCCGGCGCTGGCCCCCGAGGCCCGGGCCCGGCTGGGCGAGTCGCTGCTGGCGGCGGGCAAGGCGAAGGAGGCCGCGCCGATGTTGGAGGCCGCGGCCACCCAGGAGCCCTCCGCGGAGCTGCTCTTCCAGCGCGCCCAGGCACGCAAGGCCCTGGGCAATGCCGCCGGAGAGCAGGCGGACCTGCGCGCCGTGGCGCTGCGCTACCCCACGCACCCCTACGCGGACGAGGCCCTGGGTGTGCTCGAGGCCCTCAAGCCCCCCCTCCGGCTGACGCTCGCCGAGCGCCTGCAACGCGCCCAGGGACTGCTGGACGCCGGAAACGCCCGGCGCGCGCTGGAGGAGCTGGAGCGGGCCGAGGCCGCGAAGCTCGTGCGGACCCCACCGGACAAGGCGCGCGTGGCCCTGGTGCGCGCCCAGGCGCTGTTCGCCACCGGCCAGAAGGCCAAGGCCGAGGAGGCCCTGGCCGTGGCACGCAAAGGCCCCACCGCGGTGGCCGCCGAGGCCGCCTATGTCACCGCCCGCCGGGCGATGAAGACGGACGACAACGCCACCGCCCGCAAGCTCATGCAGGCCCTGGAGAAGGAGTTCCCCAAGGAGGGCCCCGCCGACGAGGCGGGCTTCTTCGTGGGGTGGTTGGATCTGCAAGCGGGGCATTTCGCGGAGGCGGTGAAGGCCTTCACCGACTTCGACCAGCGGCACGCGCGCTCGCGGCGCCGGGACGAGGCGATGTGGTACCGGGCGCTGGCGCACCTGCGGCTCGGGCAGTACGCCCAGGCGCGCGCGGTGCTGGACTCGCTGGTGAGCACCTTCCCCCAGAGCAGCCTGGTGCCCCAGGCGCGCTATTGGGCGGCGCGCGGCCAGGCGCTCGAGGGCGCCTCGGCGGA encodes:
- a CDS encoding DUF721 domain-containing protein — encoded protein: MARRDPQTLDQLLPRVLARLAEQSGKGRTLGPVWRATVGDAIARHSRPASLEGGTLVVSVASAEWAHTLSRQEDSLREQLNHRLGPGAVSSLVFQLE
- a CDS encoding transglycosylase SLT domain-containing protein — translated: MRRWTGSGLLTVMVGTGAWAQSASTLEAVRLHRAEARSQARQELEACVARKCPEQGRLALLTGTLALAEGDVAEARTLLTGAEVPTLLRPYLAYYQGQAHFYAGDAAAAAAAFARALEKAPPALAPEARARLGESLLAAGKAKEAAPMLEAAATQEPSAELLFQRAQARKALGNAAGEQADLRAVALRYPTHPYADEALGVLEALKPPLRLTLAERLQRAQGLLDAGNARRALEELERAEAAKLVRTPPDKARVALVRAQALFATGQKAKAEEALAVARKGPTAVAAEAAYVTARRAMKTDDNATARKLMQALEKEFPKEGPADEAGFFVGWLDLQAGHFAEAVKAFTDFDQRHARSRRRDEAMWYRALAHLRLGQYAQARAVLDSLVSTFPQSSLVPQARYWAARGQALEGASADVIGPAYETVITSAPNSYYALLATERLRELGKQPPPAFPEAPRPPAGSEVPSELKLAVALTEAGLFRDAAEDVRARTARIRNPEQALAFAGALLRLGEYGNAHMVAARHLWGRAFGARMPEALAAFYPRAFENAVQSEASRYEVSPYLVWAIMRRESAFRPEVASAADARGLMQVIPPTARAIARKLAEPEPAPAELFSPSLSIRYGSWYLSQLMKRFAHPALAAAAYNAGPEAAVKWVKDKGVLPLDLFVEEIPFRETRGYVKQVLADLYLYQSFYGKDPSPQRLSLTVPVPNTEGVGF
- a CDS encoding CAP domain-containing protein, with the protein product MLALVLGALVAATPLTPTGMEERTVRHVLLEFERVGRRSPQVDPALTEAARVLARRALDDSPAGAVEEPALTEAVSDAGGADPTPRSYVVRAGEREHALEAILERKDLSQERATHLGVGVAVDGSRSALVVLLAERKATLQRFSRVFDAPTAQGLCGEFIAPLKGAQVFVTLPDGRVERPALTRQAESSFCTRLLLAQTGRYTVEVVGRGERGPEVAALFLVDVGTPRRRDEGTRVEEPTSVEAAREAVLERINALRRAQDLPPLSTDRTLEEVAQAYSERMAREGFFAHVAPDGSDLSGRLRAAGAQARVSGENLGMASGALAAHAGIEHSPGHRNNLLGAQFTHVGLGVSFHSVDGRPQVLLTEVFASSASPSRPADPREEVYQALAAHRASHGLAPLRRLPSLERLALEQARRALAANVPPSQLPGEPVHERVFRALNDNARSASVDFYVTDNPSRLPDSKNLADRKTTVMGVGTVRGDSPTYGEGRYWVVVIYAATR